The genome window CCTGGGCCTGTTGAGATCGAAGCTCTGTTGACAGGGAAAAAGCTTACAACTATAGTGTTCTTCCTGGATGAAACGTTTGAAGAAATTACATATGACATGTCAACAACAGTTGCTGATGCTGTCGAGGTTCTTTAAAACCTTTGTATACTCATATGATATATCTCCTATAGGCTGTAGCACATATTTCTAAGTGATGCAGATGTACTGATGTGCATAACATATATAGAAGAGTGAGGAAATTGAAATAGGTTAAGTAAATAAATTGCTGTAAAGTTTAGGCATGGCCCTGAAAATTTCATTGTCTTTTGGGAAAGTGAGGTTTTTCCAATTCGTGAGTTCCTGTGGTGGTTAAGATGTCATCTATACTTTTTGTTGAAAGAAATAATACAAATCAACTTAGTTTGAAAATGTGTCTTTTTATGTTGGACTGTATGTTTTGTAAAACTATTATGGTTGTATTTATGAATGTGTGATTCACAGAATGATTTTGACCTTAATAGATGGAAGGGTTTCACTCAGTTAACTTTGCTTCATATATCactaataagaaaattttgtttatagcaggatcaatttaattatgattatgaCTTAACTGCCCTTCTGCTTTTCTGTCTTGGACATAGGTTTAGTTTGGATAAACTTATCCTTAAAtacttataggagaagaaacAAAGGTAAATTGAATCAAACTTCTCCTATAAGTTGAAACCAATGTATACACTTGAACTTTTGGATAAGTTAAACAAGAGAGCTCCTAAAAAGGGTAAAGTGTATAAGTTGATTTAACCTATCACTGATGCTTTATTCGTTTTACtgccttattttcttcttccataAGTGCTTGTTGAGAAGTTTATCCTAACTTGGCCATAGTCATTTTTCTTTGTCTGAATTGATCTTGTGTTTACTCTATCAagtttaaatcattttattcattaattaacTTACATTTGCTTCAGGAACTTGCAGGGATCATTAAACTGTCAACATACTCAAGCTTTAGCTTGTTTGAATGTCGTAAAGTTGTTACCGGCACCAAATCACCTGATTCTGGGAATGGCATGTCCTTTTCCACTCCTTGCTTGTTAATATCGTTAACTTGCTGAGATGAGTAGTCTAACAGCTCTTTTTTTGTTACTCAGAGGAGTACATTGGGCTAGATGACAATAAATATATTGGGGATCTCCTAGCGGAATTTAAGGCAGTGAAGGATCGAAGTAAGGGAGATATATTGCACTGCAAACTAATATTCAAGAAAAAGTTATTTCGTGAATCAGATGAAGCTGTGACAGATCCAATGTTTTTGCAGTTGTCCTATGTACAAGTATGCATTCTTATTTCTGTTCTATGAATGAATAAGAGTATATCTTGTTATTGAATAAAACTGCAATTACCTTGAAGATATTACATCATTGGTGCATGGATGTATTGTTACAGTTGCAGCATGATTATATTTTGGGTAATTACCCTATTGGAAGGGATGATGCTGCCCAGCTTTCTGCATTGCAAATCTTGGCTGAGATTGGATTTGTTAGAAGACCTGAATCATGCGCGttagtgattttttatgttcatctTGTTATAAACTTTCTTCCAATAGTGTTTAGCTTCTCTTGATTGATGTTCTGGTTAGGGAActtgtcatttttttcttaattttctcttGCGATTTTAACTATTTAAGATTTTTGTATTGATCAGTGACTGGAATTCATTTTTGGAGCGATTTCTGCCCAGACAAATAGCAATGACTCGAGCAAGACGGGAATGGGAGTTGGACATTCTTTCTTGTTATCATTCACTGGTATGGGTCTGGGTCTTGGATACTTTCCAAGAGCCCAAGCCtatctgtttatttttctttaaccttTGATCAGTGATAAGtatgattaatttattctttttgtagcttatgttattcattttatttcaaaccaTTCACTGAGCATCTAACAAAGTCATTTTCCGCTCATGTATCAGAGTATCAGACTATCAGTTTTAATCATGGAAATCAATATTTGCTTCAAGTATACCTATTACATATGATGAAATATGCTGATTTTCTGCCTTATCTGATTTAAGAAGGTGTTCCTTTCACAGGCGCATGTGACAAAAGAGGATGCTAGACAGCAATTTCTGCATATATTGAGAACACTTCCCTATGGGTTTTCTGTTTTCTTCAATGTTCGCAAAATTGATGATCCTATTGGACTATTGCCTGGACGAATAATATTGGGAATCAACAAGAGAGGAGTAATACTAACATGATTAAATTTTAACACTATAAGGTTTAAaacttctttttaaaaactaattgtttgaattttttttcaataaattattccCAGGTCCATTTTTTCCGTCCCATTCCAAAGGAATATATGCACTCTGCTGAGTTGAGGGACATAATGCAATTTGGAAGCAGCAATACtgcagtattttttaaaatgcgaGTTGCAGGTGTTCTTCACATATTTCAGTTTGAAACAAAGCAGGTATTAGCATGCTCAGGGACATTCTACTCTACCAATTTCTTAATTTCGGCCTTTGGACTTATTCATATCTTCATTACTTTGgagttattttatattattagtattttatcaTTCTTTGAAGGGAGAAGAAATTTGTGTAGCTCTTCAGACACACATAAATGATGTAATGCTGCGCCGCTATTCCAAAGCTCgatctgctgcgggtggtcctttgaATGAAGACATTTCTAATGATTTTAAGCCTTCTAATTTGGAATTATACGAAAAACGTGTTCAAGAATTATCAAAACTTGTTGAAGAGTCTCAAAGGAATGCTGATCAAGTAAGTCTAAACTTCTAACATATGTTATTGGCATGATTTAGATTTTGGATAAACCTCTCAATAAGtacttataggagaagaaaaagggagataaaatgaattgaacttCTCTCATAAGTCAAAATCAAGTTATGCACTTCAACTTTTGGAGAAGTTAGATGAGGTAGCTTCtaagaaaagtaaaatgcaAAGTTGGTTTTAACTTTtgagaaaattttgatttattttattattttatttttctcttgtaaGTTCTTATTGATAAGTTTATTCAAAATGGGTCATAGTATTTTATGTAGGACAAATTCCAAAGTGAACCATTAAACCTGAAGGTCATTTCTTTTATGAGTTATTGCTTAGTAAAAGAAACCAATTGGGTTTATTTGCTTCCCTGTGAAGAGTAAAGAATGCTTTTCATCCTAATTTGGCTTTATACTAGAGCGCTAGCTACAAGGCTCAAAATTGAGTTTCTTACTAGTTTTCTTGCATGAGATTATGTAAAGATATGGTATGTTAGATACACCAACTTTTGGTATGGGTGCCATGTTTGCTTCAGCTTAGACTTTGGGAAATAATCATCTTTTTCCCTTAATAAAGCCTCAGAAACATGTCAAGAAAAGTGAATGTTTCTTCACTATAAGCTGAACCAAACACACATGTGATGGGCCACCATTTTACTGTTGGACTGTAAAATGCTTATTTCTCAGTCATtagttgtaatatttttaaatcatgtTGAATTTAGTTGCTGGATAACTTGCGTGAGAAGCAAAAACAAGAAGAGGAAATGCTACAAGAATTAGAGGGCTTAAAAAGATCTTTAACAGCTGGCAAGCAGAGTCTTGCAGAAGTTACAAATGACCGTGACAAGCTTAGGTCATTATGTGATGAAAAAGACAAGGCACTTCAGGTAAAGGTCTTAACTCTTCATGGAATCATTCTTATTTTAATCTTTGCATTATTGACCTGTCTTAATGATTATGCAATCTACTAGGCTGAAATTCTAGAGAAAAGAAGCATGGAAGCAAAGATGGCCGAGTTGAGTAATCTGGTTACAAAGAACACTACCAAAAAGGACTGCACTCAAACAAATAACCAAGTAAGATGCCTTTTGAAACTGGCTATTCATTTGTTCATTCCTTCCTGAGTAAAATAGacatttttcacttttaatttataaattttggacTTTGGTTGGTGCTAAGGTGTCACAGAAACTCGAAGATGACCTAAAACTATGTAAAGGTGAGCTGCGTGTAACTGAAGAAACTATCAAAAGCTTGAGAAGTGATAAGTTGATTTTGGAACAGAAGCTATCTGAGCTTGAGAAGAAGAGTGCTGAAGAGGTAACATAGATTATTGGAACTctgcattttaattaaaaccATATTTCTTAATCTAAAATGTCTTGGTGGTGGTTATAATGCAGATTAATTCTCTTCAATGGAAACTTGAGCAAGAACGCAAAACTCTGAACTCTAAAGTGTATGACCTTGAACGAAAACTGGATGTGTTTAGACAAGAATTAACTGTAGCTGAGTCTACACTCTCGGTCAAGGACTCTGAATTGGCTGCATTGAAGAACAATTTAGATGAACTAGAAGAATTGAGAGAAATGAAAGAGGTTTTGatactcttatttttattatcacttTTCGGTCAGCATGCTATGTGCATTTACCTTAGGTGtatgaatttcaaaaataatttataaatttctatTTGCTTCATGTAGGACATTGATAGAAAGAATGAGCAAACAGCTGCCATACTGAAGATGCAAGCAGTTCAACTAGCTGAAATGGAATTGCTTTATAAGGAAGAGCAGGTTCTCAGAAAGCGATATTTTAATACCATAGAAGGTGGTGGATAGAATATATTTATACAAGAAATATTATGTATTTGTGAATGTGTAGATTTACATATATAACTGACATAATAACTACATTGGATTATGGTTCTTAATTTCAGATATGAAAGGCAAGATAAGAGTTTATTGTCGGTTAAGACCTCTTAGTGAAAAAGAGATTGCAAGCAAAGAAAGAGATTCTCTTACTACTACTGATGAGTTTACTGTTGAGCATCCTTGGAAAGATGATAAACCAAAACAACACATTTATGACCGTGTGTTTGATGGTGATGCCACTCAAGAAGATATATTTGAGGATACAAGGGCAAGTCTTAGTATAACAAATTATAGATCATAGTTTTTTGCTTTAGATAGCATATACATTGAAAtggatttaatattttttatactcattaccaatgtttttcttttggaaatTTGCAATGCAGTACTTAGTGCAATCTGCTGTGGATGGTTATAATGTTTGCATATTTGCTTATGGTCAAACTGGTTCTGGAAAGACTTTTACAATCTATGGAGTTGAAAACAATCCTGGGCTTACCCCTTGTGCTACTGCGGaactttttagaattttaaggAGAGATAGTAACAAGTATTCTTTCTCGTTGAAGGTAACGATGGTGAAATGACAATTATTGAATATTTCTTTCTGCATTTTATAAATGTGATGTCATTAAATCCTCTGAATGTGCGAATAATTATTTTGGATTggtaaatgataaattatttttttcctttgtctttCAATGGGTCTAATGTTGAGTGACTTAACCATAACAAATCATGAGGTTTGCAGTAGCATGTGTTTGTTGTCTGAtctagactttttttttttttttttcatctatgaTGCAGGCATATATGTTGGAATTATATCAAGATACACTTGTAGATCTTCTGTTACCGAAGAATGCAAAGCGTTTAAAATTGGATATTAAGAAGGATTCCAAGGTGATTATTCTATGTTGTGGATGTACATTTCCATTTCTAGATATTTTGTTCAAGTAGAATTAACATAGTTTATTATGTTCATGAATTGCACTTTCTGGTtgcaattgttttattttactcttaTTTTAGGGAATGGTAGCAGTAGAAAACGTAACAATTGTGTCAATTTCTACTATGGAGGAATTAAATAGCATAATACAGAGGGGTTCTGAGCAGCGACATACATCAGGGACACAGATGAATGATGAAAGTTCAAGATCTCATCTCATACTATCAATTGTCATTGAAAGTACTAACCTTCAAAGCCAATCAACTGCAAGGGGAAAGGTATTGGTGTACATTACTTCAATTTTACCTTTGAATATCAGTATGAATGTTAATATACCATATTCTTCCTTTATTTTGTGGCAATTTGAAACACAAGTATTTTATGACCTCGAGGCATTGcagtttttttaacttttttatgctGGATTTGTCATTTGTCATACAGTTAAGTTTTGTGGATCTTGCTGGCTCAGAAAGAGTAAAAAAGTCGGGCTCTTCAGGTAGTCAACTTAAAGAAGCTCAAAGTATCAACAAATCATTATCAGCACTAGGAGATGTTATTAGTGCTTTGTCTTCTGGTGGTCAACACATACCTTACAGAAATCACAAGCTAACTATGTTGATGAGTGATTCACTAGGGGGTAATGCCAAAACTCTCATGTTTGTGAATGTATCTCCGGTAGAGTCAAGCTTGGATGAGACGCATAACTCTCTAATGTATGTTCTTCTCCTTGTTTTCTTTACTTGAACTCCAAAAGTTTACTTTCAAATCTTTCATAGTTTTATTTGGCTAATATATGGTATTCTCTTAGTGTTCTaataatctttatattttatgcTAATTTAGGTATGCATCACGAGTGAGATCAATTGTGAATGATCCGAGCAAAAATGTTTCTTCCAAAGAGATAGCTCGACTGAAGAAATTGATTGGATATTGGAAGGAGCAAGCAGGAAGGAGAGGAGAGGATGAAGATTTAGAAGAAATCCAAGAAGAAAGACCAACTAAAGAGAGGACTGATGGCCGGCATTCTATGTAACAGGATTTTGATTTTGGAATGTTGTGTGATCAATTCCCACTCAAACAAGATTGCATAAGCTTGATAGAGTGTAATTTATTTGAGGGATGCAAGATGTATAGTTGAATTatgtacatatatttttaatattttaagtcCTTCGCATATAAATATGCTGCCtaaatatgattatattttaacaaattataataacaGCTATTTATACTACCTTTTTATAAATACCTATAATTATAAAGCCACTAAGGCTGAAAATAAGTCAGATCATACGACAAGAATTTATGGCCTAACCTATATCAAGCTCAGTTTACAAATTAGGTCAAGTCAGCTTTTAGTAAAACCCATTTAGTTGAATAGGTTAAGCCCTGAGTTATCTAAAAAGACTTTTAGGTCTAACAGGTTgactcatttaaaaaataataaataattaatcattgtttgtattattattattacattaaattgttataatttattaaaagttaacatttatttgtttttttaaatgctaATCATGTCGatcttcataaaaataataagttaaagtttataattaagtttataaaaaaataaatgccatatttaaatatatcattacaaaatatattcttaaataaGATCATGAATgttatactaaattttaaaaatatacttatatcatataaataaattagatttaattcttataaaacttcacatattttacttttattttagtgttaaattatcacaaattaaattattaaaatagacTTATACATCAAATCAAACTTTTATATAAATCTGAATCAAACTCTTAAACAAGTCTCttcataattaaatatacaGGTTCACACTATATATCAATATCTATATactaaaattgaaatatgatGAATATACTAAGCCCATAGCTGAGGTGTTAACATCTGTCCatttttttggtcattttataGCCCTCCAGCTTTGATTTGGTTTTGTGTCACCTATTGCTTTGTTTTGTGTCACCTGCCTGATGTGTTGTCTGTTTTCTGCCATGTTGAGATGTTTCCTATCTCTTCATCTCTTCTTTACACAAAGCCTGAACATTTTCTGTTTTTGCTTCTCTTCTCatcttcattctattttttatttttacgatTTTGGTTAGGCTTTGAGGATGCCACTCATAGATTCGAATTGAAGTGGAAGGGGGGAAGGAGAACTGGGATTCAACGCTTCATGAGGTAACTTTTTTATCCTAAAATCTCATATCTGATATTttatccttccttttttttttcttgcgtTTTTATCTTTTCAGGTTGTAGATCTGGTGGAATTTTTGTAGATTTGGTATGTTCTTAGATGTGATTTAATGTTGATGACTCAAATGGTTTCCCTGAATTAGGAAAGAATTAGAGCTATATAATAATTGCTCGGCTTTTGCTGTTTGAAAGagtgagtttttcttttctgaaaTTGGAGGCTCTGTGCCTTGGATTAGGAGGAGACATCTCTATAGCTGGGAGTTGAAGCTCATAATCATGATCTTGCAACCTCCTATTGATTTGATTGGAACAAATATCTAATTCTCTATTATCTTAGGTTTTTTGGTTTGTTATCAAGATGCATGTGTGCCCCTGATGATAAATCCTCTTTTGACATGCCTCTTTCCATTGTCTACAAGATTATTTTTAGTGCTcactgataactgctaaataatagtGAATTAATAGTGGAAAATcgatttaaaattaacttagaattaattatttagcagttatttatgctttaatttggaaagatttaattaatttcgaaTTTTGATTGCAGATGTGAAAAAGGAGGTACAACAAGCAAAAAGGagcataaataaagaaaaaaaagaagaaaattagaaGAAGCCCAAGTCCAGCCAGCGCGCAAGAAGGCAAGGCGCTAATTGCACGACACGCGCTGAGTACAAAGCTTCGCGCTCAGCGAGATTACGAAGGCCCAAGCCCAAGTTTGCACCTATAAATAAGAAGGTCAACCTAGGAAAATGAACACACTTCCTCAGAGCTCAGTTTTCAAACTTCTGACACTCAGTtctctccttttccttcccTTTTCTTATATTCTTATTACCTTTCTTTCACCCCCTTCTCATTGCAAAGCCCTCATGACtatgagtggctaaacccctAACTAGGGTCTAACAGGCTTAAAAAGCCAATGATGTATGGAAcatttcaagagttatcaataaaaagagaATTTCCTTCCAGGTTCTTTTATTTATCGTTCTTTCTTATTTATCCTATATTTCGGACCTTATTTTCTGTTAGGGtttagtccactcgggagagggtaaagcctaattagggataatgaatgaatacttgaatctgttttaagggttagtccactcgggagagggtaacgcttaatagaacaataaaaggaagaaattatTGGGCTATCATTAGAGGGTTTTCCTTCCAGGTTCTTTtatctgcttttctttcttatttattctGCATCTCAGTCTTTATTTTCTGTTAGTCtttagtccactcgggagagagtaaagcctaattaggggtaaggaatgaatgcgtgaatctgttttaagggttagtccactcgggagagggtaacgcttaatagaacaataaaagaaagaaatcataGGGTTAACATTGACCCGATgcccatgctttagcaaacatctggaatttaatcttaatgcatcttagttattgagtcttcgcaaagggcatttggaagataggtaattaaggtagacttgtcatcatgaggcatcaggggaaagtagatggatagatgtggggcagaatcagttcactggtattgataacagacaattcttgaatccatatatctaggctgattagacttgttaggttttagcaattttattatatagattttattccctattttattgtttgaagtttcttattatattgttgGGTTTTCTTAGAAATTATTATTCCTTATTGTTGGgtttcttagaagtagttattccttattttactGTTGGGTTTTATTAGGAGTAGTTATCCCCCATTTAGGAGTAGGTATTTAGGCTTATTAgatttagtaatattttatagactttattctttatttattgctTTAGTTTCCTTTAGTTTAGAAATAGCTGCTTAGATTTaaattacctttttctttatcctttaattttatctttaaatcttattttttctttatcttatctatcatctttctttatcttttattttaaatttcttatcccTTGCTAGATTTAAATTGCATTTAATTTTATacactaaatttataatttacaaacTGAAAAGTACTTCACATAAGTGCAACAAAATCCCTGTGGTACGACACTCGGCTTACCGAGAGATTATTACTATGATACGACACTCGGCTTACCGAGAGATTATTACTACGagcgatttggtacacttgccaaagagCTAACACTCATAGTTATGCATTGTCTGATCATGTTCATTAGGACATTTATTGGTTGCAGGTTATGTGTTTGATCAAATGTCAAGATGATATTTTTGGGtatgttttcttatttcttattttaattttaaatttgtggcactttaaaaattatctatttttcacATGGGATATATTTTCATTCTAGCATTTTAATAGATTTGTATTTAgaattgtatatttatatatgtatagtttattttttaaataacactgATATTCGAGCACTatgaatttatatatgaaatcctCTTTTGATATGTCTCTTCCCATTATCTGTAGGATTATTTTTAGTGCTCACAATTATGCATTTTCTGATCATGTTCATTAGGACATTTATTGGTTGCAAGTTATGTATTTTCTGATCATGTTCATTGGGACATTTATTGGTTGCAGGTTATGTGTTTGATCAAATGCCAAGATGATATTTTTgggtatattttcatatttcttattttaattttaaatttgtgtcacttttaaaattatttatttttcacatgggatatattttcattccagcattttaatagatttgtaagattaccaaagaaaaataaaatcatctttTGACATGCCTCTTAAGACTGAGCTTACCAAAGACAAACACCACAACACACACCTAGCCTATTACAATTTGTTATAATCAAAGTGACTATGTGAGCTTCATCCAAACTCACAAAGCTACATATATTAAAAGTATTTGATTGCTAACATTTATTATTGTGGTCCCTCAGTCCATAATTGATGTTTCCTATACCAACTTTAATGCTGAGATTCACACGGAAGACAAATCACGTGGATAATGcaatgaaaattagaaaatttttcctactttctctttttgtatttaatttatttatttattttattattattattattattattattattatgtgttgttgatttaactttagcaagtgtgtttattttttatcttattaactttccaacttattatatatccttttttatgttttattttttaaatcagacATATACAATAATgagtaattatataaaaaattatttatttggcaTACACACAGTCGAATCTTTCTCTGATTCATTCAAGTTGGTATGTCAATTGTCTTAAATATTTTTGCTAATTGGTGCCTTTTTTGTTGTCTCAAATCATGGCTATTTACTTATACTTTACTCTGATTATGGTGTCTTTTGACTCATTCTATGATTTATATGTATGGCTGCTAGAAGGGACCTGGAAGTTGTTTGATGTTATGACTATTGCAGTTAAGGCATTTCTTTCTTAATTAGACAAATTGCATTTGACTTCTTTGAACAAAATGTATATTGAATATTTACTTACATGGCATTTGTAGAATGTGATTAAATGTGGCGTGTATGTAAAGTTGCTGCTCTCAAATAGGAGATTTAGAAGGTCCTACCATtcctataaattatttaaaaatagagaaaagttATTAAGATAATACCACATCTTCAAGGAAAAAATATCTAGAAGAGGGGAGGGGGAATGAAGATGTCATCGATAAGGATTATGATGAATAATTGGTGATATCTTCTGAAAGCATGTGCCTATGGCTAATTGTTGATTTACATTGGGAGATAATGAGTGTGGTTTTCTATACATCCAACTGCAGGTCCTAGAATGTTATTTTTTCCTCACAAATCACAATCTGCTCCTATGGAGTTACTTATATATATGACACAGGAGCACAAGTCCCATAATAGTTGAACTCCCATCTAAATTTgaggttcttttttatttagctTGGACTTTGGGACTGAATTGTTTATAtaaggaaattaaaagaaagatgTATCTAAATTGTACTTTGTTCAGTAAAGTTGTCGTGGTGGTAACTAAGACTAAGTAATGTTTCTAACTATGCTTCATATATCTAAGAAAAGGCTAACCATTTTATTTTGACTGCTTCATGATGACATTGCAAATGTTTTTATGTCAACCttggtaaaattaaaatatggagAAGTTTGGAGATAGATTGATACTTTTCTTTTTGGTAAAATGGAAACTAAATCTGAGTTTTATAAATTCATTCAGTTGCACACTGTTTTTCTTGAATGAGAGGTTGAAACAGAGTTCATAGAATCATAATTGTCTATCTCATCTATGGTTAGTTTATACTTATCTGCAaatatgatattatttaatGCTATATTTTTTGTGCTTTGTTAGGATCTGGCATTTGATTTGTCCCTTTACGCTTTTCTTGGGGATAACATCTACAGTTTCGGAGAGCTACTTGCCCATCCTATAGTgagtaattatataaaaaaaatttggagcACCTATCCTTTGAAATTTCTtgacttcattttcttctttacaATTGCATCCGTGCTATTGTCATATATCTTGCTTCTGCATTTCCAGCCATTGCATACCATTGGTTAGTTAGTATTCtccttttttacaaatttaattacaatCCTTCTTTGTGCAATTAAGATATTTGCATGTCCAGAGAGGGTCTTGGGTTGTGCAATTGTGAATTTCTTTGACTTTGGCtacttatgttatttttatattttatatgtgcAATTGTAAATCATCCCATGAGATTCATCTTAATATAGTGGTTATTTAAATGATGAAACATAGATACGTAATGTTTCTGTTCCTAAACTTACAAGACAGGTATGCACTCTACCGTGGGTTTCTTTCTGTTGTGTCTATATCGATCCCTTATTTGGTCCTGACATACATTTTTGTTGCTTTTCTTTTAACACTTTCTATTCCATTCATTCGGTTAGGTACCCGACTGATATTTCCAGGAGAGCAAGAATTCACTCATTTCCTTTAGCAAGTGGTTTTTTTATGGTATCTCCATTTTTATGGTATTTGCTTTTTgaggtattttgtttaatcatTGTCATCAAAGTTGATACTTTTCCTTCTGAATGTtaatatctattatatatttcCTTTGTTCTGTTTAGATACGCTGACTAATTTGCATAAATGTAGCTATGGGGTAAGAATGTGTGGGTTACGCTACCGAgtgcttttttttgtttaattattattattcttcctCCTCACATCAGCTACCCCTCCGAGACCTTCATGAGCTTTTGTTTTTACTGCAACAAAAATCTTGGGCACGATATGGACATCTACATGTACAGGTAATTGCTTTTTTCTGTATCCATCCCTATAAACACCATTGCCATTTATCAATGGTAATATTATAGGCACGAATGCATGTCAAGCTCATGAAAATTTGACCTGTTTCTGGAATACGAATTTTAATCTCTGCATGAAATTTAATAGCATACCTGTATCATATTGTTGATCGCTTGATGGACAAAGTTTCAAATTTGTTATCTTTTTCGCCTATTAACTGAtgacaaaatattatattttgtctaCGTGATTGTTTTAGGATAAAAAGActgattatatataataactgtTTCACTTTTATTAGTTGCCTTGGCTTGAT of Glycine soja cultivar W05 chromosome 1, ASM419377v2, whole genome shotgun sequence contains these proteins:
- the LOC114418830 gene encoding kinesin-like protein KIN-14I isoform X2, whose product is MTIDVPPSGAQSVRTNRPSFSSSNGIEATPVHNYASVSNGDGYDSDGSNFAPLTPTTLSMAIPSELAGAVPLIDKFQVEGFLKLMHKQIQSAGKRGFFSKRSVGPQVREKFTFEDMLCFQKDPIPTSMLKLNGDLASRATKLFQIILKYIGVDLSDRVTPISLEEQVELVGKLYKQSLKRSELRDELFVQLSKQTRNSPEREYLIKAWELMYLCASSMPPSKDIGAYLSEYVHNVAYGVTADPEIRALALNTLNALKHSVKAGPRHIIPGPVEIEALLTGKKLTTIVFFLDETFEEITYDMSTTVADAVEELAGIIKLSTYSSFSLFECRKVVTGTKSPDSGNEEYIGLDDNKYIGDLLAEFKAVKDRSKGDILHCKLIFKKKLFRESDEAVTDPMFLQLSYVQLQHDYILGNYPIGRDDAAQLSALQILAEIGFVRRPESCADWNSFLERFLPRQIAMTRARREWELDILSCYHSLAHVTKEDARQQFLHILRTLPYGFSVFFNVRKIDDPIGLLPGRIILGINKRGVHFFRPIPKEYMHSAELRDIMQFGSSNTAVFFKMRVAGVLHIFQFETKQGEEICVALQTHINDVMLRRYSKARSAAGGPLNEDISNDFKPSNLELYEKRVQELSKLVEESQRNADQLLDNLREKQKQEEEMLQELEGLKRSLTAGKQSLAEVTNDRDKLRSLCDEKDKALQAEILEKRSMEAKMAELSNLVTKNTTKKDCTQTNNQVSQKLEDDLKLCKGELRVTEETIKSLRSDKLILEQKLSELEKKSAEEINSLQWKLEQERKTLNSKVYDLERKLDVFRQELTVAESTLSVKDSELAALKNNLDELEELREMKEDIDRKNEQTAAILKMQAVQLAEMELLYKEEQVLRKRYFNTIEDMKGKIRVYCRLRPLSEKEIASKERDSLTTTDEFTVEHPWKDDKPKQHIYDRVFDGDATQEDIFEDTRYLVQSAVDGYNVCIFAYGQTGSGKTFTIYGVENNPGLTPCATAELFRILRRDSNKYSFSLKAYMLELYQDTLVDLLLPKNAKRLKLDIKKDSKGMVAVENVTIVSISTMEELNSIIQRGSEQRHTSGTQMNDESSRSHLILSIVIESTNLQSQSTARGKLSFVDLAGSERVKKSGSSGSQLKEAQSINKSLSALGDVISALSSGGQHIPYRNHKLTMLMSDSLGGNAKTLMFVNVSPVESSLDETHNSLMYASRVRSIVNDPSKNVSSKEIARLKKLIGYWKEQAGRRGEDEDLEEIQEERPTKERTDGRHSM